The stretch of DNA GCGCGATGACGGTCAGTTTGCCGTCCTTGATACCAATCTGGATGCCGATGCCTCCGAAGCTGCCCTGGCGCTCATCCTGCATGCTCTGGAAGGCCTTGGGGTCCATGAAGCGGGTGTAGGGGTCATCAAGGGCACCGAGCATGCCCCGAATGGCACCGTAGACCAGGTCGGTGTCCTTGATATTCTGCTCGACATACTCACTTTTGAGCAGGTCGTAGACTTGCAGGAAGGTGGCAAAGTTGGCCGACTCCGCCTTGACCTTCAGCGGGGTGGTGCACACGCCGAGGCCGAAGGACCCGACCATCAGGGCCCCCACCAGGGCATAATTGGCCACCTTGTTCATCGCAATTTCCTCGATTCCGAACGTTGCTCTCGTTCTATACCGCCCAACCTGCACCACCTAACGGAGGCCCGCGGACGCTTCAGCATACCGTGGGGGACAGGGGCTGGCTACAGCCGAACGGGACAAACCCCCCTGGCGCGGGGCCGCGCTGTCAACGAAGAAACGCCATGGGGTTGATGGCGGCCCCGTTTCGCCGCACCTCAAAATGCAGGTGGGGTCCGGTGCTCATCCCGGTGGAACCGACATAGGCAATCACCTGCCCCTTGCGCACCCGCTGGCCCACCCCGACCGAGTAGCTGGAGGCATGACCGAACAGGGTGGTGATGTCTCCGCCGTGGTCCATGATCACCACCTTGCCGTAGCCGCCGTACCAGCCGGCATAAATCACTTCCCCGTTGTCGACGGCATAGATGGGCGCCCCGGAAGGAGCCCCGAAGTCGATCCCGTGGTGGCTGATGTAGCGACCCAGAATCGGGTGCATGCGGGGCCCAAAGCCCGAGGTGACCACGCCCGCGACCGGCCACATGAAACGGCCCGTGCCCATGAACGGCCGCACCCACTTCGCGTTGTTGCGGCGCGCCGCCAGCTCCATGGCCCGGCGACGCGCGATGATGCGTTGAATCATCGACGCGATCGAGGCGTTGTCCTGCTCGAGCTGAGCCACGACCTGCTCGGCGGCCTGGCGCTCGGACTTGATCCGGTCCACCAAGGAGCGCTGATCCCCCGCCAGGTCGGACAGCTGAATCTTCTGAGAGCCGATCACCTCGGTCACCCGGGCGATGTTCTGGCGCTGCTGGGCGAACTGACGCTGCTGCTGGTGAATCAACTGGCGATTGCGCTCCATATTCTCCAGAATTGCCGCGTCGTGCGCACTGATGCGTTTGAAATAGTGGTAGCGCGTGAGAAAGGTGGTCATATCCGGCGAGGTCAGCAGCGCCTGCCAGCCATCCATCGCGCGGGTCTTGTAGATGGCCCGCAGGCGCGCCCCCGCGGCCAGTTGCTGACGGGAAAAGGCCGAACGGGCGCGGCTCAGCTGGTCAGCCGTGAGCGACAGCTTGTATTCCGCCCGACGCAGGCGAAACTGACTGTCCTGCAGTTCAGTGCTGGTCTGCTCCAGCTTCTGCTGCAGCGTCGACAGCTCCCGCACGGCGTGGAATTCCTTCTTGCGCAGCATCTGGACGCGCGCCCGGTGAGCCGCCAGCTTCTCGTTGAGACGACGTTGGCGCGACTGCAGGGCGCGTTCATCCTCCGTCAGCGAACCACGCGCCACGGCCGGAGGCGTGACGGCTGGGAGCAAGCCCGCGCAGAGCAAGAGGGCCATGACCCAGGGTCTGAGAAGGGGGCTACGCATGCAGGGCCTCGAACAGTGCACCGGCGACCCGACGAGGCAGGCCCGATTGCGACACCAGGTCATCGTACGACAGCGTGCGCAGGGAATGAAGCGATCCGAAGCGTTTCAGCAGGGCCCGCTTGCGCACCGGACCGAGCCCCTCCACCCCATCCAGCACCGAGCTGACCATGCGCTTGCCGCGAAGTTCACGCTGAAAGGTGAGGGCGAAGCGATGGGCCTCATCTCGAATCTGCTGGATCATGTACAGGGCCGGCGAATCGGCAGGCAACTGCAGCGGCGGTGGCGAGGGGCCCTCCCCCTGGGCTGGTAGGTGGATGGTCTCCTCCCGCTTGGCCAACCCGAAGATCGGTGGGCGAGGGACCTCCAGCGCGTCGATCGCCTCGAGCGCGGCTCCCAGTTGGCCCTTGCCGCCGTCGATGATCACCAGGTCCGGCGCCTCCCAGCCGTCCTGGTCGCGACGCCGGAAGCGCCGCCCAATGATCTCGCGCATGGAGGCGAAGTCATCGTTGTCGAGCACCGTCTTGAGCTTGAAACGTCGGTAAGCCGACTTGTCCGGGCGCCCATCCCGAAAGACCACCATGGAGGCCACGATGTCGGTGCCGCCCAGATGGGAGATGTCGAAGGCCTCGATCCGCCGCGGCACCGCACTCAGGTTCAAGGCCTGCGCCAGCGCCTCGGGTCCCCGCGAGGCCGCCGAGCGCGATTCCGACAGGGCCAGCAAGGCCAAGCGCTTGCGCTCCTGCTCGGCGTTGCGCGTCACCAGGTCCATCAGGTCACGCCGGGCGCCACGTTGCGGCACCAGTACCTTCACGCGCGCCCCCAGGCGCTCGGAGAGCCACTCTCCCAACCCCTCCTGACCTTCGACCTGGAACGGCAGCAGCACCTCACGCGGGAGACTTTCCACCCGTCCGTAATACTGCGGCAAAAAGCTCTCGAGCAGGTCCGAGACGGCTGCCCCGTCCATCGGCAAGGCGTAGACCAGCCGCCCGATCAGCTTGCCCTGGCGAACCTGAAACACTTGAAAGACCGCTCGCTGGTCGTCGTGGGCCACCGCGATGGCGTCTTGCTCATCGTCCGGGTCGCCCACCACCTTCTGGCGCTGACGGAACGAGTCCAGCGCCGCGAGTTGATCCCGCAGGCTGGCCGCTCGCTCGAAGTCCAGGGCCTCGGAGGCCGCGGCCATCTCCGCGCGCAGCCGCCCGACCAGCCGGTCGTGCTTGCCTTCGAGAAAGTGCGTGACCTCCTCGACCATGCGCTGGTAGACCTGCGGATCGGCCAGGCCCTGACAAGGGCCCAGGCAACGACCGAGATGGTAATTCAGACATACGCGGTCCCGAAACTGAGGGGTGCGCCGCTTGCGCAAGGGAAACAGCTTCTGGATGAACTGGTAGGCCTGCTGCAACCCGGTCCCATCCGGATACGGACCGAAGTAGCGGGCGCCGTCGTCGAGACGCTGACGCACGATCGACAGGCGTGGGTAAGCCTCCCGCAAGGACAGCTTGAGATAGGGATAGGACTTGTCGTCCTTGAGCAGGGCATTGAAATACGGCAAGTGATGCTTGATCAGGTTGCTTTCAAGCACCAGCGCCTCGACCTCGTTGCGGGTGGTGATGACTTCCAGGTCGGCCACCTGCGACACCATCAGGCGGATCTTGGGACTGAGCGCCTTGCCGCTCTGGAAATAAGAGCGCACGCGGTTCCGCAGCACCACCGCCTTGCCCACGTAGAGAATCGTACCGGCGGCGTCCTTCATGAGGTAGACGCCGGGTTGGAGGGGCAGGCTGTCGAGTCGGTGCTGGAGCGTCGGGTTCAAGCGTTCTGGACCTGGCGGCCTCCCTGGGATGGAGCGGGGGCCGGGAAGCACTTTATTCTACACGACGCTCGCGTGCCCAGGCGGCGGCCCCAGCGCCGGGGTTCTGGCGCGGCCAGGCGCCCGTGGCCCGAACGGCCGCCGTCAGAACACGTCGAACAGGTTTCCCATGCCCCCGCGGCACGAGGCCGTCAGGGCCGCAGCCAGCAGGGCCATCATCCAGAGCCCGAAGCGCCGTAAGCGATGCATCATACCTGAACCTCCTGTCGGGGCGAGGGCCCACACGGAAAAACCGGAAAACATGACCCGCTGCACAGACCGGGCAGACCGGTCTCCAGCATGATGGGAGACGCCGGCCCCTTCAGTGGCGGGCGCCACCTGTCGAACATAACGGAAAGTCCTCGGGAGAACTTGATGCTCAAAGGCATTGACCTGACCGCCCATCCCGCCGTCATCGGCACGCGCGCTTCGCAGGCGGAAGCGCCGGCGGCCCCGGCTGGCCCCCACGCCACCTTCGCCGCCCAGTTTCAGAGCGCCCAGACGCGCACCTCCGAGGCGACTCGCCAGGCACTGCTGGCCGAGATCGACAGCCAGGCCCAGCGGCTGGTCAAGCACCCCGTGGCAGGCGAGGTGGCCCGTTACCGCACCCTGGTGGGGCAGTTCCTCAAGGAGGCGGTGGGAGAATTTTCCGGTTTGAGTCAGCACATGGACCGCCGGAATCGGGTCTTCACCCTGGTTCAGGAGGTCGACAAGCAACTGTCGGAGCTCACCGACATGCTCCTGAAGGGTCAGGCCAAACCGCTGGACGTGCTGGCCAAGCTGGACGAAATCCGCGGCATGCTGGTGGACCTGCTGGCCTGACGCGCACGACGCTCAGGGCAGCAGCCGCAGACGGTCTCCCGCCACCAGGCGGCCGATCTCCCACACGTCCACGCCCAGCGCCCGCATGGCACGATGCGTGCCTTCGGCATCGTCACTGGCCACGGCCAGCAGCAGGCCCCCGCTCGTCTGCGCATCCGCCAAGATCAGCGCCTCGAGCGGCGTGACACCCGGGGCCAGATCGAGGTGAGGGGTCACGTGGGCCAGGTTGCGCTCGGAGCCTCCCGGCACTTCATCGGCCTGCGCCAGCGCCCGCACGCCCGCGAACAGGGGCACAGCCTCGACACTCAGCTCAGCCCCGACGCCAGAGGCGCGACAGATTTCCCACAGGTGCCCGAGCAGGCCGAAGCCCGTCACGTCCGTGCAGGCGTGGACCCCGCGCTTGGCGACGATGCTGCCGGCCGCCCGATTCAGGCGCATCATGGCGGCGATCGCCGGCTGGGCCTCCTCCGCAGAGATCGCCCCGTGCTTGAGCGCGGTGGTGATGATGCCCGTGCCGATCGGCTTGGTCAGCAGCAGGCGATCGCCCGGTTTGCCGCCCGCATTGGTCAAGAACCGCCGCGGATGCACCGAGCCCGTCACCGCCATGCCGTACTTGGGCACCGGGTCCTCCACGGTGTGGCCCCCCAGCAGGGCCACCCCGGCTTCCGTCAGTGTATCGAGCCCCCCCTGCAGGATGGCCGAGACGACCTCCGGCGGCATGGTGCGAGACGGCAAGGCCAGAATGTTCAGCGCGGTGAGCGGTTGGGCGCCCATGGCGTAGAGGTCGCTCAGGGCGTTGGCCGCGGCGATCGCCCCGAAGGCGTAGGCGTCGTCCACCATCGGCGTGAAGAAATCGACCGTCTGCACCAGCGCCATGTCAGGCGACAACTGAAAGACGCCTGCGTCGTCACAGGTCTCGAAGCCCACGAGCACCCGCGGGTCTCGTGGTGTTTGAAGGCGACCCAGCACCTGGGTCAACTGGCCGGGGCCGAGCTTGGACGCTCAGCCGGCCGTCTGGGAAAGCGCCGTCAAGCGAAACACTTCCTCGCGTGTATGGTCCATGACGCCCTTTCAGACCTTGGGTTTTTTCAGCATGAGCTTGTTCATGAAGCTCTCGGCCTCGATCACGAAGCGCTCGTGAGTGCCCTCGCCAATCTTCTCACGTTCGTCATAGACCACCACCTTGAATTCGAGTCGGCGGCCCTCCACGCCGACCACCACGGCCTCGGCAGAGACGTTGTGCCCGACCGGACTGGCGGCCAGGTGCTTGAGGGAGAGGCCCATGCCCACCGTGGTGGTGCCGAGCGGCAGGTAACTCTGCAGGGCATGCACCGCCGCCTGCTCGGCCAGGACCGCCATCGCGGGCGTGGCAAAAATCGGCAAGGAGCCACTGCCCATCGTCACGGCGGTATTGTCGCCGCCCACCACGGTGGCAGCACTCCCGCGAATTCCCAAGAGATGATCCATCTCGACCATCGCTGTCTCCTTCCTGGCGCGTCCCGTGAACCAGCCTGACGTGGCGAGCGCCGCCAGTCCTGGAAGACCGTCCCAGGCGCGGCGCGCACGACCAGACGCCGTCAACGCAACGTTATTTTATCATGTCCCCCGTCAGCGGCAGGAAGCTTGGCCGTCCCGGAGCCCCCGGCGTCAAGGCCGGAATCGTCCTTCGACGCCGGAAAGTCGAGGCGGATGCCCGGTCAGCACGATCGACACCACACATCCCAGGGCGAGCACCACCAGACTCAGACTGACGCCCGTAAAGAAGGCCTGAAACCAGGCCCGGGCGACCCCAGGGGAGCCCGATGCGGGCTGGGCGACGCGCTGGACGGCTCGGGCGGCTCGGTAGGCCAGCTTGTCAGGATCGTAGGTCCAGGCGGGCGAACGAGCTCGCCCGGGCGCGAGCGGTTTGACCGCTGGAGTGGGCGTCGCAAGCGCCCCGGGTTCTACGCGCCGGGGCAGCAGCACGGTGCCGAGCGTGGCCGTGTCGAGCCCCCGCCGGGCCAGCGGGCCCACTTGCTTGAGCGCGAGCCGGAGGCGCGCGGTGGTGCTGCTGGCCACGCGCGACTTGGCCGCGGTGGCCACGCGCATCGCTTGAAGATTGTCGACCGCTGCCCGGCTGCGGGCGCAGCGAGGACAACGTTCTTCCGCCACCACGCAGGCCTTGCAGAGCGGCAGCTTGCAGCCTTTGCACTGGTGGGGCCCCGCTTCTTTGGGATGGTAGTAACACTTGAAATACATGACTTCACGCGCCTCTCACGGCATGTATCCCGCCGCCGCCCCTTGAACTGAACTAAGAATCGGTTGTGTTTTGGCGAAATGATGGTTAAATACACCCCAGGCGTCGCTTCTCCCATTCCACCACGGCGAAGACTGCCAGGCCCGTCAGCCAGCACACCAGCCAGTCCTGCGCGCCAAGCGGCCGCGTCGCGAAGGCTTGCTGGAACAGCGGCAGGTACAGGAACGCCAGCTGGCAGAGCAGCACCCCCAGCACCCCGCAACGCACCACCGGTGTCGCCAGCAGATCAGCGGGACGCAGGGGTTGCCGGGGGCTCAGACGAACGCTCAGCAGGAAGCCGATCTCCATCCAGACCAGGGCATGGACCACCGCCGTGCGCGCCCAGCTGAGGTCGTGTCCGCGGGAGATTTCCCACAGGTAGACGGCAAACACCCCCACAGAGAACAGCCCGCACAGCAGCAGCGTCTGGCGTCCGAGCCGCGGCGTCAGCAGGGGAGCGCCCGGCAAGCGGGGCGGCCGTGACATCGTCTCGCCGGCAGGAGGCTCGAAGGCCAGCGTGAGGCCCAGCGCCACGGCCGTGATCAGGTTGATCCAGAGGATCTGCAGCGGCGTGACCGGCAGCGGCAAGCCGACCAGCAGCGCACCGATGATGGCAAAAGCCTCTCCGCCGTTGGCCGGCAAGGTCCAGGCGATCACCTTGGTGATGTTGTCGTACACCGTTCGGCCTTCCTGCACGGCCGCCACGATCGTGGCAAAGTTGTCATCCGCCAGCACCACGTGGGCCGCCTGCTTGGCCACCTCCGTGCCGCGCGCCCCCATGGCCACGCCCACGTCGGCCCGTTTGAGCGCGGGCGCATCATTGACCCCGTCCCCCGTCATGGCGACGATGGCCCCCGTCGACTGCAAGGCCTGCACCAGGCGCAGCTTGTGCTCCGGCGTGGTGCGAGCGAAGACCTCGCTGGTGCGGGCCAGTTCCGCCAGGTCCGTCTCCTCACGGGCGTCGAGCTGCTGCCCCTCGACCACGCGAGGATGCTCCGAGAGGCCGAGCTGGCGGGCGATCGCCTCGGCCGTCACGGCATGGTCTCCCGTGATCATCTTGACCTGGATGCCGGCCCTGCGGCAGCCTGCGATGGCCAGACGGGCCCCGGTGCGCGGCGGATCGATCAGCCCGACCAGGCCCAGCAGGGTCAGACCGGAGGGCCGTTCCAGGGCCCCCAGGGAAGCCTCGTCCCGCTCCCCGCTGGCCACCGCCAGCACACGCAGCCCCTGCGAGGCCAGGCGATGGGTGCGACGGGTCCAGGCCACCAGGTCGAACAGGCGCTGGCCCGCGCCGTGTGCCTCGTGTGCCACCAGGCTGAACACCCGTTCCGGTGCCCCCTTCACCAGGATCCATTCCTGGCCCTCCGGCCTGCGATGAAGGGTGGTCATGTCCCGCCGCTGGCCATCAAAGGGAATTTCGGCCAGGCGGGGCCAGGCCTGACGCAGCGCCGCCACGTCCAGCCCGACCTTGGCCGCCAGCACCAGCAAGGCGGCCTCGAGCGGATCGCCCTGCGCACACCAGCTGCCGTGCCGCTGCTGCAACTCGGCATCGTTGCACAGGGCCGCCGCCAGGGCCAGCCGGTGCAAGCTGATTCGGGCGTCATGACTCGCTTGCTCGAAACGCACGCTTCCCACCGGTTCGTAGCCCGCCCCCCCGATCTCGACGTGGCCCGTCGAGAGCTCGGCCGCCTGGACCATCATCTCGTTGCACGTCAGCGTGCCGGTCTTGTCCGCGCAGATCACCGAAACGGCCCCCAGGGCCTCGACCGCCGGCAGGTGTCGGATGATCGCCCGGCGCTGGGCCATGCGCTGGACGCCCACCGCCATCGTGATCGTCACGACCGCCGGCAGGCCTTCCGGAATCGCCGCCACCGCGAGTCCCACCACCACCATGAAGGCCTCGTCCCAGGCGTAACCCCGGCCCCACACCGCCAACCCGAACAAGCCCAGGGACGCCATCAGGATCGCCGTCGTCACCTGGGTGGCAAAGCCCTCCATCTGGCGCGTGAGCGGCGTCTGCAAACTCACCACGCTGCCCAGCAACCGTCCGATCCGCCCCAGCTCGGTGCGCTCCCCCGTGGCCACCACCAGGCCGGTCCCGCTGCCCGCGGCCACCATGGTCCCGGAGTAGGCGAGACAGCGACGCTCCGCCAGCGGGGCCTGCAGCGCCACCGCCTCCACGTGCTTGGCCACCGTCAGCGATTCGCCCGTCAGCAACGACTCATCGATGCGCAGCTGATGACAGGCCAGCAGGCGCAAATCCGCAGGCACGCGATCCCCCGCGGCCAGCAGCACCCGGTCGCCCGGAACCAGTTCCTCGGCCGGCACCAGGCAGCGCTGCCCCTGTCTGATCACGGCCGCCTGCGGGTCGATCAGGCGTCGAATCGCCTCGAGGGCCTGTTCTGCCCGCCCCTCCTGGATCAGACCGACCAGCGCATTCAGCAGCAGCACCGCCCCGATCACGAGGGCATCCACCGCGTGCCCCAGGCAGGCCGACACGGCCGCGGCCGCCAGCAAGACGTGGATCAAGGGATTGTTGAATTGCGCCAGGGCGCGTCGCCAGAGACGGCGACGCGGCGGGGCGGGCAGGCGGTTGGCCCCGTGTTCCTGTCTGCGCGCCTGCACCTCGTGGGGGCTCAGGCCGCGGCCATCTCCCCCCCAGAGGCGTTCCACCTCCGCGGCTGGCAGCGCGTGCCAGGCTGGCTCCGTCGACATTCCCAGGCCTCCTCCGACGCGTTCACCCCCGCTGCCATCAGGGTTTGCAGGCCGATGGCTCGAACCGTTGGGGCTGGGCGGATAGCCCCAGCGGCCGCTCGCCCACCACGCCAGGCCGGTAAAGGCACGTGGTACGCTGAGGGCATGGGAAAAATCCAGGCCCTTCCCCTGCACGTAGCGAATCAGATCGCCGCCGGTGAAGTCATCGAACGACCGAGTTCGGTGGTCAAGGAACTGGTGGAAAATGCCCTCGACGCCGGCGCACGCCGCATCCAGATCGAGGTGCAAGAAGGCGGGCGTCGTCTGCGCATCGTGGATGACGGCGAGGGCATGGACGAGGCCGACGCGGCCGCAGCCTTCGAGCGCTTCGCCACCAGCAAGCTCACTCAGGCCGACCAGCTGTTCGCCCTGCGCACGATGGGCTTTCGGGGCGAGGCGCTGGCCTCGATCGCCTCGATTGCCCGGGTGGAGTGCCTGACGCGCCTGCGTGGCAGCGAACGGGGCACGCGCGTGCAGATCGAAGGCGGCAGCACGCCTGCGATCAAACCGGCCGGCTGCCAGGAAGGCACGGCGATCACGGTCAGCGACCTGTTCTACAACACGCCGGCACGCCTCAAATTCCTGCGGGCGGCCGCCACCGAGCAAGGCCACATCCACGATGTGGTGCTCGGACTGGCCCTGTGCCACCCAGCGGTGGGCTTTCGCCTGACCATCAACGGCAAGGAAGCCCTCTCGACCCTCGGCGCGGGCTCGCTGCAGGCCGCCTTCGCCGCCCTGTACGGGGACGAGACCACCGCCTCGCTGCTGCCGGTCGAGCACACCGGGCCCGGCGGCCGGGTCTGGGGGCTGGTCGCGCGGCCGGACCACGTGCGCGGCGATCGCGCGCGCCAGTTCTTCTTCATCAACCAGCGCTGGGTGCGTCACCCCCTGCTGGCCAAGGCGGTCGAGGAAGCTTATGCCGGGCAGATTCCCGCCGGCCGGCATCCCGTCTTCGCGCTGTTCTTGGAGGTTGACCCGGCGGCCGTCGACGTCAATGTCCACCCGGCCAAGAAGGAAATCCGCCTGGGCCAGTCCCAGCGCGTCTTCCTGACCCTGGTCGATGCCATTCGCATGGCCTTCGCCCAGCACTGGCGCGAGGAAGACTTTCAGCCGGAGGAAGCACCGCCAGCCCAGCCGCCAGCTGGCGCGTGGTCTTCCTGGGAAGCCTCGGCCCAGCCGCCCTTCGCTTCAAGCGACCACGCGACTGCCCCTCCGCCCGGACGCCCTCGCTTGTCCGAGGCCGCCTCCAGCGCGGCGCTGGCGCTTTACGCGCGCGAGACGCCCCTGGCCCCCTCCCCCTGGCAGCCGCCCCTGCTGCCGGACGAGGCGACGCCTGAGGCCCAGCCGGGCTTGCCCCACGAGCTGGCCGGCCTGCGCGTGCTGTTCCAGTTGCAACGCACTTACATTGTCTGCGAGCACCCGGACGGGCTGTTTCTGCTCGACCAGCACAATTCTCATGAACGCTGGCTCTACGAGCAGCTGGCACCCGCGCGGGTGGTGTCTCAGGGATTGCTGCTACCCCGCACGCTGTCGCTGTCAGCCAGCGAGGCCGGGGCCGCTGAAGAGTTCGCTCCACGCCTGGCGGAACTGGGCTTCGAGTTCGAGGCTTTCGGCGGCGATCGCTGGATTTTGCGGGCCATCCCGGCCCTGCTGGCGGAGGAGGAAGCCGAGTCGACGCTGCGGGAACTGCTCTCGCGGGCCGAACGGGTCGGTGTGGTGACGCGGCAAGCCGACGACGACCCCCTGCGCCGCACGATCGCCTGTCACGCCGCTGTCCGCGCCGGCGACCCGCTCAGCCAGGAGCAGATGGAGACGATCGTCGCCCACCTGCGCGAGACCCGGCACCCGCTCACGTGTCCGCACGGCCGCCCAACCGGCATCCTGATCACCATGCGCGAGCTGGCCCGTCGCTGCCTGCGGGCCTGAGCGAAACCAGCCCGCCAGCGTGCTCAGTAACGCCAGCCCCCGCGCAGATAAAAGGTGGTGCTGGCCTGGGTCAGGGTGCGCGCGGGCGATTGGCCGACCGTCCCGTCCAAAGCGTACGCCCCACCGGCAGCGAGCGCCCAGGCCTGCCAGTCCAGCCGCAGTTCGCTGCCGCCGCGCAGCCCCACCAGGGGGAAGAAGGAAGGCACCCCGGGCGTCAGCAGCTGGCCACTCGGCAGGATGCGGTAATCACCCCAGGCGGTCCAGGCCAAAGGGCCCCAGACGCGCCAGCCCAGCCCCGCCCGCAGTTCGCCCCCAAAGGCCAGCCAGTTGCTGGACATGTAATCGGTGGTATCGACCACGATCGGCGCATCGCCGCGCCCGCCCGTCACCCGGGCCTGGCGCGTCAGGGCATTGGTCGCTCGCGTGACGAGCGCTGTCTGCAGCAAACCCTCGATACCCGGCCACAACACCCAGCGGCCACGCAGGCCGGCCACCAGCTCGCTCTCGTCACGCTGGTGG from Candidatus Sericytochromatia bacterium encodes:
- the uvrC gene encoding excinuclease ABC subunit UvrC, encoding MNPTLQHRLDSLPLQPGVYLMKDAAGTILYVGKAVVLRNRVRSYFQSGKALSPKIRLMVSQVADLEVITTRNEVEALVLESNLIKHHLPYFNALLKDDKSYPYLKLSLREAYPRLSIVRQRLDDGARYFGPYPDGTGLQQAYQFIQKLFPLRKRRTPQFRDRVCLNYHLGRCLGPCQGLADPQVYQRMVEEVTHFLEGKHDRLVGRLRAEMAAASEALDFERAASLRDQLAALDSFRQRQKVVGDPDDEQDAIAVAHDDQRAVFQVFQVRQGKLIGRLVYALPMDGAAVSDLLESFLPQYYGRVESLPREVLLPFQVEGQEGLGEWLSERLGARVKVLVPQRGARRDLMDLVTRNAEQERKRLALLALSESRSAASRGPEALAQALNLSAVPRRIEAFDISHLGGTDIVASMVVFRDGRPDKSAYRRFKLKTVLDNDDFASMREIIGRRFRRRDQDGWEAPDLVIIDGGKGQLGAALEAIDALEVPRPPIFGLAKREETIHLPAQGEGPSPPPLQLPADSPALYMIQQIRDEAHRFALTFQRELRGKRMVSSVLDGVEGLGPVRKRALLKRFGSLHSLRTLSYDDLVSQSGLPRRVAGALFEALHA
- a CDS encoding thioesterase family protein, which produces MVEMDHLLGIRGSAATVVGGDNTAVTMGSGSLPIFATPAMAVLAEQAAVHALQSYLPLGTTTVGMGLSLKHLAASPVGHNVSAEAVVVGVEGRRLEFKVVVYDEREKIGEGTHERFVIEAESFMNKLMLKKPKV
- a CDS encoding HAD-IC family P-type ATPase, which translates into the protein MSTEPAWHALPAAEVERLWGGDGRGLSPHEVQARRQEHGANRLPAPPRRRLWRRALAQFNNPLIHVLLAAAAVSACLGHAVDALVIGAVLLLNALVGLIQEGRAEQALEAIRRLIDPQAAVIRQGQRCLVPAEELVPGDRVLLAAGDRVPADLRLLACHQLRIDESLLTGESLTVAKHVEAVALQAPLAERRCLAYSGTMVAAGSGTGLVVATGERTELGRIGRLLGSVVSLQTPLTRQMEGFATQVTTAILMASLGLFGLAVWGRGYAWDEAFMVVVGLAVAAIPEGLPAVVTITMAVGVQRMAQRRAIIRHLPAVEALGAVSVICADKTGTLTCNEMMVQAAELSTGHVEIGGAGYEPVGSVRFEQASHDARISLHRLALAAALCNDAELQQRHGSWCAQGDPLEAALLVLAAKVGLDVAALRQAWPRLAEIPFDGQRRDMTTLHRRPEGQEWILVKGAPERVFSLVAHEAHGAGQRLFDLVAWTRRTHRLASQGLRVLAVASGERDEASLGALERPSGLTLLGLVGLIDPPRTGARLAIAGCRRAGIQVKMITGDHAVTAEAIARQLGLSEHPRVVEGQQLDAREETDLAELARTSEVFARTTPEHKLRLVQALQSTGAIVAMTGDGVNDAPALKRADVGVAMGARGTEVAKQAAHVVLADDNFATIVAAVQEGRTVYDNITKVIAWTLPANGGEAFAIIGALLVGLPLPVTPLQILWINLITAVALGLTLAFEPPAGETMSRPPRLPGAPLLTPRLGRQTLLLCGLFSVGVFAVYLWEISRGHDLSWARTAVVHALVWMEIGFLLSVRLSPRQPLRPADLLATPVVRCGVLGVLLCQLAFLYLPLFQQAFATRPLGAQDWLVCWLTGLAVFAVVEWEKRRLGCI
- the mutL gene encoding DNA mismatch repair endonuclease MutL, whose translation is MGKIQALPLHVANQIAAGEVIERPSSVVKELVENALDAGARRIQIEVQEGGRRLRIVDDGEGMDEADAAAAFERFATSKLTQADQLFALRTMGFRGEALASIASIARVECLTRLRGSERGTRVQIEGGSTPAIKPAGCQEGTAITVSDLFYNTPARLKFLRAAATEQGHIHDVVLGLALCHPAVGFRLTINGKEALSTLGAGSLQAAFAALYGDETTASLLPVEHTGPGGRVWGLVARPDHVRGDRARQFFFINQRWVRHPLLAKAVEEAYAGQIPAGRHPVFALFLEVDPAAVDVNVHPAKKEIRLGQSQRVFLTLVDAIRMAFAQHWREEDFQPEEAPPAQPPAGAWSSWEASAQPPFASSDHATAPPPGRPRLSEAASSAALALYARETPLAPSPWQPPLLPDEATPEAQPGLPHELAGLRVLFQLQRTYIVCEHPDGLFLLDQHNSHERWLYEQLAPARVVSQGLLLPRTLSLSASEAGAAEEFAPRLAELGFEFEAFGGDRWILRAIPALLAEEEAESTLRELLSRAERVGVVTRQADDDPLRRTIACHAAVRAGDPLSQEQMETIVAHLRETRHPLTCPHGRPTGILITMRELARRCLRA
- a CDS encoding peptidoglycan DD-metalloendopeptidase family protein, which gives rise to MRSPLLRPWVMALLLCAGLLPAVTPPAVARGSLTEDERALQSRQRRLNEKLAAHRARVQMLRKKEFHAVRELSTLQQKLEQTSTELQDSQFRLRRAEYKLSLTADQLSRARSAFSRQQLAAGARLRAIYKTRAMDGWQALLTSPDMTTFLTRYHYFKRISAHDAAILENMERNRQLIHQQQRQFAQQRQNIARVTEVIGSQKIQLSDLAGDQRSLVDRIKSERQAAEQVVAQLEQDNASIASMIQRIIARRRAMELAARRNNAKWVRPFMGTGRFMWPVAGVVTSGFGPRMHPILGRYISHHGIDFGAPSGAPIYAVDNGEVIYAGWYGGYGKVVIMDHGGDITTLFGHASSYSVGVGQRVRKGQVIAYVGSTGMSTGPHLHFEVRRNGAAINPMAFLR
- a CDS encoding YaaR family protein, giving the protein MLKGIDLTAHPAVIGTRASQAEAPAAPAGPHATFAAQFQSAQTRTSEATRQALLAEIDSQAQRLVKHPVAGEVARYRTLVGQFLKEAVGEFSGLSQHMDRRNRVFTLVQEVDKQLSELTDMLLKGQAKPLDVLAKLDEIRGMLVDLLA
- the selD gene encoding selenide, water dikinase SelD is translated as MDHTREEVFRLTALSQTAGUASKLGPGQLTQVLGRLQTPRDPRVLVGFETCDDAGVFQLSPDMALVQTVDFFTPMVDDAYAFGAIAAANALSDLYAMGAQPLTALNILALPSRTMPPEVVSAILQGGLDTLTEAGVALLGGHTVEDPVPKYGMAVTGSVHPRRFLTNAGGKPGDRLLLTKPIGTGIITTALKHGAISAEEAQPAIAAMMRLNRAAGSIVAKRGVHACTDVTGFGLLGHLWEICRASGVGAELSVEAVPLFAGVRALAQADEVPGGSERNLAHVTPHLDLAPGVTPLEALILADAQTSGGLLLAVASDDAEGTHRAMRALGVDVWEIGRLVAGDRLRLLP